The proteins below are encoded in one region of Rhizobacter sp.:
- a CDS encoding ribose-phosphate pyrophosphokinase gives MSPVVLAMPGNEAMADRLAALLGAPRGEASVRRFPDGESSVRVVSAVEGRSVVLVCTLDRPDDKLVPLLLLAAAVRDAGAASVGLVAPYLAYMRQDVRFHPGETISAKHFAGWLSQGFDWLATVDPHLHRIADLAEVYSVPTRNVHAAQAIADWLRLQVHQPVLIGPDEESRQWVDDVAQRAGAPSLVLSKTRRGDREVEVSVPDVARWRGHTPVLVDDIVSTGHTMIETLGHLKTLDMPPAVCVAVHAVFAGSAFDDLMAAGASRVVSCDTIVHPSNAMSIAGDLASAVHELLPR, from the coding sequence ATGAGCCCCGTGGTGCTCGCGATGCCCGGCAACGAGGCGATGGCCGATCGCCTGGCCGCGCTGCTCGGCGCGCCGCGTGGCGAGGCCTCGGTGCGGCGTTTCCCGGATGGGGAGTCGAGCGTTCGGGTGGTGTCGGCGGTCGAAGGGCGCAGCGTCGTGCTCGTGTGCACGCTCGACCGGCCCGACGACAAACTCGTGCCGCTCCTGCTGCTGGCGGCGGCCGTTCGCGACGCGGGTGCAGCGTCGGTCGGGCTCGTGGCACCGTACCTCGCCTACATGCGGCAGGACGTGCGCTTCCACCCCGGCGAGACGATCAGCGCGAAGCACTTCGCGGGGTGGTTGTCACAAGGGTTCGACTGGCTCGCGACCGTCGACCCGCATCTGCACCGCATTGCCGATCTCGCCGAGGTCTACAGCGTGCCCACCCGCAACGTGCACGCCGCGCAGGCCATCGCCGACTGGCTGCGCCTGCAGGTGCACCAGCCGGTGCTGATCGGCCCCGACGAGGAAAGCCGCCAGTGGGTGGACGACGTAGCGCAGCGTGCGGGCGCGCCCTCGCTGGTGCTGAGCAAGACCCGGCGCGGCGACCGCGAGGTGGAGGTGTCGGTACCCGACGTGGCGCGCTGGCGCGGCCACACGCCGGTGCTGGTCGACGACATCGTCTCCACTGGCCACACGATGATCGAGACGCTCGGCCACCTGAAGACGCTCGACATGCCGCCGGCGGTGTGCGTGGCGGTGCACGCCGTGTTCGCCGGCAGCGCCTTCGACGACCTCATGGCCGCGGGCGCGAGCAGGGTGGTGAGCTGCGACACGATCGTCCATCCGTCGAACGCGATGTCCATCGCCGGCGACCTGGCCAGTGCGGTGCACGAACTGCTGCCGCGCTGA
- a CDS encoding thymidine phosphorylase family protein: MQHERSNMTPLVPRRMGIDTQQEFVVYMDRECVVCRSEGFDAQTRVLVHNGGHRILATLNVTDPGLLSPGEAGLSNSAWLALGIRASDHVHVAHAPTLDSMSDVRAKIYGHRLSAPALDAIVRDIASGRYPDAHIAAFLAACAGGRMDRQETIDLTRAMVSAGQRLAWGRAPIADKHCVGGLPGNRTTPIVVAIVTAAGLTMPKTSSRAITSPAGTADVMETMTHVGLDVPAMRRVVEREGGCFVWGGALDLSPADDVMIRVERPLDIDSDAQLVASVLSKKIAAGSTHVVIDVPVGPTAKVRSEADYLLLKALLEDVASACGLELRVVRTLGTQPVGRGIGPALEAHDVLAVLRGATHAPHDLRMRAVALAGHLLEFCGHSRAGEGHDRACQLLDSGAAWAKFQAICEMQGGLREPAVADIRHPILSETTGLVHAIDSRRLSRVAKLAGAPADAVAGLEMHVKLGDHVERGAPLFTLHTETPGELAYAMDYLASHPLMTIGEPGADA, from the coding sequence ATGCAGCATGAGCGGAGCAACATGACCCCGCTGGTCCCCCGGCGCATGGGCATCGACACGCAGCAGGAATTCGTCGTCTACATGGACCGCGAATGCGTGGTCTGCCGCTCCGAGGGCTTCGACGCGCAGACCCGCGTGCTGGTGCACAACGGCGGCCACCGCATCCTCGCCACGCTCAACGTCACCGACCCCGGCCTGCTGTCGCCCGGCGAGGCCGGGCTGTCCAACAGCGCGTGGCTCGCCTTGGGCATACGCGCCTCGGACCACGTCCACGTGGCGCATGCGCCGACGCTCGATTCGATGAGCGACGTGCGCGCCAAGATCTACGGCCACCGCCTGTCCGCACCGGCCCTGGACGCCATCGTGCGAGACATCGCCAGCGGGCGCTACCCCGACGCCCACATCGCGGCCTTCCTCGCCGCGTGCGCCGGCGGCCGCATGGACCGGCAGGAGACCATCGACCTCACGCGCGCGATGGTCTCGGCCGGGCAGCGCCTGGCCTGGGGCCGTGCGCCCATCGCCGACAAGCATTGCGTGGGCGGCCTGCCCGGCAACCGCACGACGCCCATCGTGGTGGCGATCGTCACCGCCGCGGGCCTCACCATGCCCAAGACGTCCTCGCGGGCGATCACCTCGCCGGCCGGTACCGCCGATGTGATGGAAACCATGACGCACGTGGGGCTCGACGTGCCCGCCATGCGGCGCGTGGTTGAACGCGAAGGCGGCTGCTTCGTCTGGGGCGGTGCGCTCGACCTGAGCCCCGCCGACGACGTGATGATCCGCGTCGAGCGGCCACTCGACATCGACAGCGACGCGCAACTGGTGGCCTCGGTGCTGTCGAAGAAGATCGCCGCCGGCTCGACCCATGTCGTGATCGACGTGCCCGTCGGCCCCACCGCGAAGGTGCGCTCCGAAGCCGACTACCTGCTGCTCAAGGCCTTGCTGGAAGACGTGGCCAGTGCCTGCGGGCTGGAGTTGCGCGTCGTGCGCACGCTCGGCACGCAGCCGGTGGGCCGCGGCATCGGCCCGGCCCTGGAAGCGCACGACGTGCTCGCGGTGCTGCGCGGTGCCACGCACGCCCCCCACGACCTGCGCATGCGCGCGGTGGCACTGGCCGGGCACCTGCTCGAGTTCTGCGGCCACAGCCGGGCGGGGGAGGGCCATGACCGGGCCTGCCAGCTGCTCGACAGCGGCGCCGCATGGGCCAAGTTCCAGGCCATCTGCGAGATGCAGGGTGGCCTGCGCGAGCCCGCCGTGGCCGACATCCGGCACCCCATCCTCTCCGAGACGACTGGGCTCGTGCATGCGATCGACAGCCGACGCCTTTCGCGCGTGGCCAAGCTGGCCGGGGCACCGGCCGACGCGGTGGCCGGCCTCGAGATGCATGTGAAGCTCGGCGATCACGTGGAGCGCGGCGCGCCGCTCTTCACCTTGCACACCGAAACGCCGGGCGAGCTGGCCTACGCGATGGACTACCTCGCCTCGCACCCGCTGATGACCATCGGTGAACCCGGAGCCGACGCATGA
- a CDS encoding heavy-metal-associated domain-containing protein, whose translation MIVFNVNDMTCGHCVGAVTKAVKSVAPGATVSVDLGTKRVQIDGRDSDAGAFKAAIADAGYTPVEAATTAAPAAARGGCCGSCH comes from the coding sequence ATGATCGTCTTCAATGTCAACGACATGACCTGCGGCCACTGCGTGGGCGCCGTGACCAAGGCCGTCAAGTCCGTGGCGCCAGGCGCCACGGTGTCGGTCGACCTCGGGACCAAGCGCGTGCAGATCGACGGTCGCGACAGCGATGCCGGGGCCTTCAAGGCGGCGATTGCCGACGCGGGCTACACGCCGGTCGAAGCGGCAACCACCGCCGCCCCGGCCGCAGCGCGCGGGGGGTGCTGCGGCAGCTGCCACTGA
- a CDS encoding DUF2249 domain-containing protein: MTVTTSQTQVDVREIAPRDRHPLIFSTFHGLGVNESMELINDHNPKPLYYQFLHELEGQFRWDYLQGGPDVWRVRIMKTSSKAPAKGPCCGMCGGA, encoded by the coding sequence ATGACGGTGACAACCTCTCAGACCCAGGTCGACGTGCGCGAGATCGCGCCCCGCGACCGACACCCGTTGATCTTCTCGACCTTCCACGGCCTCGGCGTGAACGAGTCGATGGAGCTGATCAACGACCACAACCCGAAACCGCTCTACTACCAGTTCCTCCACGAACTGGAAGGCCAGTTCCGCTGGGACTACCTGCAAGGTGGCCCCGACGTCTGGCGCGTGCGGATCATGAAGACGAGCAGCAAGGCGCCCGCCAAGGGCCCGTGCTGCGGCATGTGCGGAGGTGCATGA
- a CDS encoding nitric-oxide reductase large subunit: MNKTARLWRWLGLICVLSFGALGYLGWQIYLYAPPIPKQVVTTEGDVIFTGEQIQRGQQAWMAAGGQQLGTVWGHGSYVAPDWSADWLHREALALQAIRTAQLNDKDVVAVRVREEMRRNTYDEVSGAVKVSPERAQAIKQVASHYTALFGSDPELAKLREQYAMTDATLPDQADRQALTAFFFWSSWAATTNRPNEDNLSYTSNWPHEPLVGNTMSTSAAMWSMVSIILLIAGIAAMLWLHGRGEHEEEAQVPKTDPLAGAKATPSMKATRKYFFVVIGLMLLQIGMGVITAHYAVEGQSFFGLPLSDILPYVTSRTIHTQVGIFWIATAWLATGLYVAPLLSGKEPKFQKLGVDALFWALIVVVLGSVITGWLGTMQRRGVDFSFWLGNQGLEFTSMGRVWQILLFVGLLFWVFLLGRALWPALKKASETRGLIAMVFLSATCIGGFYATSLTWGQHTHYSMIEYWRWWLVHLWVEGFFEVFATAVVALIFTNLGLVRAASANRAIVAETIVFLFGGILGTLHHLYWTGTPTSVIAVGAVFSALEVVPLTLIGLEALQTWRRARNVEWLGAYKWVILSFVAVGFWNTVGAGLLGFAINPPASLYYVQGLNMTAAHGHAALFGVYGMLGIGLMLFCLRGLYERQLHADQFLKPAFWCLNIGLGMMVFMSLLPAGIYQAWASITKGLWYARSPEIIHSTVMETLVWLRVPGDIVFAAGSVWLAVYALKLLRRDRQAVTQAQTQATRA, from the coding sequence ATGAACAAGACTGCGAGGCTCTGGCGCTGGCTGGGGCTGATTTGTGTGCTGTCGTTCGGGGCGCTCGGCTACCTCGGCTGGCAGATCTATCTCTACGCGCCGCCCATCCCGAAGCAGGTCGTGACGACCGAGGGCGACGTGATCTTCACCGGCGAGCAGATCCAGCGCGGCCAGCAGGCCTGGATGGCCGCCGGCGGCCAGCAGCTCGGCACGGTGTGGGGCCACGGCAGTTATGTGGCGCCCGACTGGTCGGCCGACTGGCTGCACCGTGAAGCGCTCGCGCTGCAGGCCATCCGCACCGCGCAACTGAACGACAAGGACGTCGTCGCCGTGCGGGTGCGCGAGGAGATGCGCCGCAACACGTATGACGAAGTGAGCGGCGCGGTGAAGGTCTCGCCCGAGCGGGCACAGGCGATCAAGCAGGTCGCCAGTCACTACACCGCCCTCTTCGGCAGCGACCCCGAGCTCGCCAAGCTGCGCGAGCAGTACGCGATGACCGACGCCACCCTGCCCGACCAGGCCGACCGCCAGGCGCTCACCGCGTTCTTCTTCTGGTCGTCGTGGGCCGCCACGACCAACCGGCCGAACGAAGACAACCTCAGCTACACGAGCAACTGGCCGCACGAGCCGCTGGTGGGCAACACGATGTCGACCTCGGCCGCGATGTGGTCGATGGTGAGCATCATCCTGCTCATCGCCGGCATCGCCGCCATGCTGTGGCTGCACGGCCGTGGCGAGCATGAGGAAGAAGCGCAGGTGCCCAAGACCGACCCGCTGGCCGGTGCCAAGGCCACGCCGTCGATGAAGGCCACGCGCAAGTACTTCTTCGTCGTCATCGGCCTGATGCTGCTGCAGATCGGCATGGGCGTGATCACCGCGCACTACGCGGTCGAAGGGCAATCGTTCTTCGGGCTGCCGCTGTCCGACATCCTGCCCTACGTGACGAGCCGCACCATCCACACGCAGGTCGGCATCTTCTGGATCGCCACCGCATGGCTGGCCACCGGGCTTTACGTCGCGCCCTTGCTCTCGGGCAAGGAGCCGAAGTTCCAGAAGCTCGGTGTCGACGCGCTCTTCTGGGCGCTCATCGTGGTGGTGCTCGGCTCGGTGATCACCGGCTGGCTCGGCACGATGCAGCGCCGTGGTGTCGACTTCAGCTTCTGGCTCGGCAACCAGGGCCTCGAGTTCACGAGCATGGGCCGTGTGTGGCAGATCCTGCTCTTCGTGGGCCTGCTCTTCTGGGTGTTCCTGCTCGGGCGTGCGCTGTGGCCTGCGCTCAAGAAGGCGTCTGAGACGCGCGGCCTGATCGCGATGGTGTTCCTGTCGGCCACCTGCATCGGCGGCTTCTACGCCACCTCGCTCACCTGGGGCCAGCACACCCACTACTCGATGATCGAATACTGGCGCTGGTGGCTGGTGCACCTGTGGGTGGAAGGCTTCTTCGAAGTGTTCGCCACCGCCGTGGTCGCGCTGATCTTCACCAACCTGGGCCTCGTGCGGGCCGCCTCGGCCAACCGTGCCATCGTGGCCGAGACCATCGTGTTCCTCTTCGGCGGCATCCTCGGCACGCTGCACCACCTCTACTGGACGGGCACGCCCACCTCGGTGATCGCCGTGGGCGCGGTGTTCTCGGCCCTCGAAGTGGTGCCGCTCACGCTGATCGGTCTCGAAGCGCTGCAAACCTGGCGCCGTGCCCGCAACGTGGAATGGCTCGGTGCGTACAAGTGGGTCATCCTCTCGTTCGTGGCTGTGGGCTTCTGGAACACGGTGGGTGCCGGCCTGCTTGGCTTCGCCATCAACCCGCCGGCCTCGCTGTACTACGTGCAGGGCCTGAACATGACGGCCGCCCACGGGCACGCTGCACTCTTCGGGGTGTACGGCATGCTGGGCATCGGGCTCATGCTCTTCTGCCTGCGCGGCCTCTACGAGCGCCAGCTGCATGCCGACCAGTTCCTGAAGCCTGCCTTCTGGTGCCTCAACATCGGCCTCGGGATGATGGTCTTCATGTCGCTGCTGCCCGCGGGCATCTACCAGGCCTGGGCCAGCATCACCAAGGGCCTGTGGTACGCCCGCTCGCCGGAGATCATCCACTCCACGGTGATGGAAACGCTGGTGTGGCTGCGTGTGCCGGGTGACATCGTCTTCGCCGCCGGCAGCGTGTGGCTCGCGGTATATGCACTGAAGCTCTTGCGCCGCGACCGCCAGGCCGTGACGCAGGCGCAGACCCAGGCCACGCGAGCCTGA
- a CDS encoding metal-sulfur cluster assembly factor, producing the protein MATPASFAYEGPAEWLGPIENALKRVVDPEVAMTIVDVGLVYSVHVEPGRWHVVMTMTSAACPVTDVILDEAEEELGRVAPSGTAIDLELVWEPPWTPERMSARAKAFMGW; encoded by the coding sequence ATGGCCACGCCAGCTTCGTTCGCCTACGAGGGCCCAGCCGAGTGGCTGGGCCCGATCGAAAACGCGCTCAAGCGCGTGGTCGACCCGGAGGTGGCGATGACCATCGTCGACGTGGGCCTGGTGTATTCGGTCCACGTCGAACCCGGCCGCTGGCACGTCGTGATGACGATGACCTCGGCGGCCTGCCCGGTCACCGACGTCATCCTCGACGAAGCGGAAGAAGAACTCGGCCGTGTCGCCCCCAGCGGCACGGCCATCGACCTGGAGCTGGTGTGGGAACCACCGTGGACACCCGAGCGCATGAGCGCCAGGGCCAAGGCCTTCATGGGATGGTGA
- a CDS encoding NnrS family protein: MHWRFDRLFLAPHRLAFACGALLFMLSGVWWGFLTLGSSFGYGLPSHLPPGLVHSLLMGFGFMPFFFIGLLFTAGPKWLSRPAVDARTLLPCLLPQVAGWLVFLLSVHARDPAFAQVVGAIGLAAVALGWTVAVLRFAVMVATSRVDDRLHVTLIVVGGAVGSFALALAAAGVALGDVPLVRAAVQLGLWGFVGLIFAAAAHRMVPFFSAAAVPSLDAWRPKGLLWVFVAVFALRAAVSTGEVLGVTQAIWALPLAAVELAAGLGCIALAVRWGLVQSLRIRLLAMLHIGFTWLGVALVLFGIAHALEAAGGPASALGLAPMHAYTMGFLASTMLAMVTRVSCGHGGRVLAADGFIWRLFWLLQVAILARLLGAVLMQVDGLWALALILAAALGWAIVCSAWGVRYGHWFGTPRPDGRAG; the protein is encoded by the coding sequence ATGCACTGGCGTTTCGATCGACTCTTTCTCGCACCGCACCGGCTGGCGTTTGCCTGCGGTGCCTTGCTCTTCATGCTGAGCGGCGTGTGGTGGGGTTTTCTCACCCTCGGCAGCTCGTTCGGCTACGGGCTGCCGTCGCATCTTCCGCCCGGCCTGGTGCACAGCCTGCTGATGGGCTTCGGCTTCATGCCCTTCTTCTTCATCGGCCTGCTTTTCACCGCCGGCCCGAAGTGGCTGTCACGGCCGGCTGTCGATGCACGCACGCTGCTGCCCTGCCTGCTGCCGCAGGTGGCGGGCTGGCTCGTCTTCCTGCTCTCGGTGCATGCACGCGACCCGGCCTTCGCGCAGGTCGTCGGCGCCATCGGCCTCGCCGCCGTGGCGCTCGGGTGGACGGTGGCCGTGCTGCGCTTCGCCGTCATGGTCGCCACGAGCAGGGTCGACGACCGGCTGCACGTCACGCTCATCGTGGTGGGCGGCGCGGTCGGCAGCTTCGCCCTCGCGCTGGCCGCGGCCGGCGTGGCGCTCGGTGACGTGCCGCTGGTGCGCGCCGCCGTGCAACTCGGCCTCTGGGGCTTCGTCGGCCTCATCTTCGCCGCCGCCGCGCACCGCATGGTGCCTTTCTTCTCGGCCGCGGCCGTGCCCTCGCTGGACGCGTGGCGGCCAAAGGGGCTGCTGTGGGTCTTTGTCGCGGTGTTCGCGCTGCGCGCGGCCGTGTCGACCGGCGAGGTGCTCGGGGTCACGCAGGCGATCTGGGCGCTGCCCCTCGCCGCGGTCGAACTGGCCGCAGGCCTCGGCTGCATCGCGCTCGCCGTGCGATGGGGCCTGGTGCAGAGCCTGCGCATCCGCCTGCTCGCCATGCTGCACATCGGCTTCACCTGGCTCGGCGTGGCGCTGGTGCTCTTCGGCATCGCGCATGCGCTCGAAGCGGCGGGCGGCCCGGCCTCGGCGCTCGGTCTCGCGCCGATGCATGCCTACACGATGGGCTTTCTCGCGTCCACGATGCTGGCGATGGTCACGCGCGTCAGCTGCGGCCACGGCGGGCGCGTGCTCGCGGCGGATGGCTTCATCTGGCGACTCTTCTGGCTGCTGCAGGTGGCCATCCTCGCGCGGCTGCTGGGTGCGGTGCTGATGCAGGTCGACGGCCTGTGGGCCCTCGCGCTCATCCTCGCGGCGGCGCTCGGCTGGGCCATCGTCTGCTCGGCCTGGGGCGTGCGCTACGGCCATTGGTTCGGCACGCCACGGCCCGACGGCCGCGCCGGCTGA
- a CDS encoding U32 family peptidase: protein MTPRPSKPELVCPAGSLRALKLAIDAGADAVYLGLRNATNARNFAGLNFDDEQLREGIAYAHRRGRKVLMALNTFADGERMATWHGAVDAAARLGADALIVADVAVMAYAREHHPELRLHLSVQASATSHEAIAFYQRHYGIQRAVLPRVLTLSQVASVLSHSTVDIEVFGFGSLCVMVEGRCALSSYATGQSPNNAGVCSPPSAVRWQEGPEGTDARLNGLLIDRYAPHEPRGYPTLCKGRFDVNGARDYALEEPTSLNTLAILPELIRMGVGAIKIEGRQRSPAYVEQVTRVWRQAIDSAAADPHRFRVDPAWTAGLAHLAEGQQHTLGAFERPWR from the coding sequence ATGACCCCACGCCCCTCCAAGCCCGAGCTCGTGTGCCCGGCCGGCTCGCTGCGCGCCCTGAAGCTCGCCATCGACGCCGGCGCCGATGCCGTGTACCTCGGCCTGCGCAACGCCACCAACGCCCGCAACTTCGCCGGCCTCAACTTCGACGACGAGCAGCTGCGCGAAGGCATTGCCTACGCCCACCGCCGTGGCCGCAAGGTTCTGATGGCGCTCAACACCTTCGCCGACGGCGAGCGCATGGCCACCTGGCACGGCGCGGTGGACGCTGCCGCGCGCCTGGGTGCCGATGCGCTCATCGTGGCCGACGTCGCCGTGATGGCCTACGCCCGCGAGCACCACCCCGAGTTGCGCCTGCATCTGTCGGTGCAGGCTTCGGCCACCAGCCACGAAGCCATCGCCTTCTACCAGCGGCACTACGGCATCCAGCGCGCGGTGCTGCCGCGCGTGCTCACGCTGTCGCAGGTGGCGAGCGTGCTCAGCCACAGCACGGTCGACATCGAGGTCTTCGGCTTCGGCAGCCTCTGCGTGATGGTCGAGGGGCGCTGCGCGCTCTCGTCCTACGCCACCGGCCAGTCGCCCAACAACGCGGGCGTGTGTTCGCCGCCGTCGGCCGTGCGCTGGCAGGAAGGGCCGGAAGGCACCGATGCGCGCCTCAACGGCCTGCTCATCGACCGCTACGCGCCGCACGAGCCGCGCGGCTACCCCACGCTCTGCAAGGGCCGCTTCGACGTCAACGGCGCGCGCGACTACGCACTCGAAGAGCCCACGAGCCTCAACACACTGGCCATCCTGCCCGAGCTCATCCGCATGGGCGTGGGCGCCATCAAGATCGAAGGCCGGCAGCGCAGCCCGGCGTATGTGGAACAGGTGACGCGCGTGTGGCGACAGGCCATCGACAGCGCCGCCGCCGACCCGCACCGTTTCCGTGTCGACCCGGCCTGGACGGCGGGGCTGGCCCATCTGGCCGAAGGCCAGCAACACACCCTGGGCGCCTTTGAGCGGCCTTGGCGATGA
- a CDS encoding U32 family peptidase — translation MTASQENFTLSIGPVLYYWPRNELLQFYADVAESRAGSVVLGEVVCSRRHEMKTADWLALARDLRAAGKEVVLATQALIESEADLRVLRRVAEQGEFLVEAGDASALGVLTEMRVPFSLGPHINVYSPQAMNEYVRLGATRWVAPVELSLDAIGGIRGGVPTEVFAYGRMPLAFSARCFTARHHRLSKDQCEFRCRDDAAGLLLSTGEGQPFLVLNGIQTQSAAQQCLITEHARLQAAGVTRLRLSPMSRHFNGVIDAFDQVMNHGGDAAQAWRELDAASLPGGLVNGFAHGQPGIAQVA, via the coding sequence ATGACTGCATCTCAAGAAAACTTCACCCTGTCCATCGGCCCGGTTCTCTACTACTGGCCGCGAAACGAACTGCTCCAGTTCTACGCCGACGTGGCCGAAAGCCGCGCCGGCTCGGTGGTGCTGGGCGAGGTGGTGTGCTCGCGCCGCCATGAGATGAAGACCGCCGACTGGCTGGCGCTCGCGCGCGACCTGCGCGCCGCCGGCAAGGAGGTCGTGCTCGCCACCCAAGCGCTGATCGAGTCGGAAGCCGACCTGCGCGTGCTGCGCCGCGTCGCCGAACAGGGCGAGTTCCTCGTCGAGGCCGGTGACGCGTCGGCGCTGGGCGTGCTCACCGAGATGCGCGTGCCCTTCTCGCTCGGCCCGCACATCAACGTGTACAGCCCGCAGGCGATGAACGAATACGTGCGGCTCGGGGCGACCCGCTGGGTGGCCCCGGTCGAGTTGTCGCTCGACGCCATCGGCGGCATTCGCGGTGGCGTGCCCACCGAGGTGTTCGCCTACGGCCGCATGCCGCTCGCGTTTTCCGCGCGCTGCTTCACCGCCCGCCACCACCGGCTGAGCAAGGACCAGTGCGAATTCCGCTGCCGCGACGATGCCGCCGGCCTGCTACTGTCGACCGGCGAAGGCCAGCCCTTTCTCGTGCTCAACGGCATCCAGACGCAGTCGGCCGCGCAGCAGTGCCTCATCACCGAGCACGCGCGCCTGCAGGCCGCGGGCGTCACGCGGCTGCGGCTCTCGCCGATGTCGCGGCACTTCAACGGCGTGATCGACGCGTTCGACCAGGTGATGAACCACGGCGGTGATGCGGCGCAAGCCTGGCGCGAGCTCGACGCGGCCAGCCTGCCCGGCGGTCTGGTCAACGGCTTCGCCCACGGGCAGCCCGGCATTGCACAGGTGGCGTGA
- a CDS encoding SCP2 sterol-binding domain-containing protein — MVAMQIPAAMAARMKSVVRRLPQEPPAFALSLALNRWLRPRLPADTTQALSGRPVTVEVTDLGLRMKLQLGPQGFKVASSNAPAALRIVASSATYARLLAGQDDADRLFFERLLTMEGDTEMGLVLKNALDALGPLWTSGR, encoded by the coding sequence ATGGTGGCGATGCAGATTCCGGCCGCGATGGCGGCACGCATGAAGTCGGTGGTGAGGCGGCTGCCGCAAGAGCCGCCCGCGTTCGCGCTTTCGCTCGCGCTCAACCGCTGGCTGCGCCCGCGCCTGCCGGCCGATACCACGCAGGCGCTTTCGGGCCGCCCCGTCACGGTGGAAGTCACCGACCTCGGGTTGCGCATGAAGCTCCAGCTCGGCCCGCAGGGCTTCAAGGTTGCCTCGTCCAACGCGCCGGCCGCGCTGCGCATCGTGGCCTCGTCGGCCACCTACGCGCGATTGCTGGCGGGCCAGGACGACGCCGACCGCCTCTTCTTCGAGCGGCTGCTCACGATGGAAGGCGACACCGAGATGGGCCTCGTGCTGAAGAACGCGCTCGACGCGCTCGGGCCGCTGTGGACCTCAGGGCGCTGA
- a CDS encoding HD domain-containing protein — MTAATAAATEPTDAVNPHYLNHVVATSEKHEVAASEDIVTGNGVKLLAKGARIDASTRDRLLCHKLAKPLEDCIEIVDGIIPGRFEPVANVLLAQHPLLEALCMSDRSRPIPASLAKLTLSKPMQSLLTVYGQQQAQRVEHAVGVAMLAMALGRRLLPGEIDRHRMLATAGLVHDVGELYIDPELVRKGTRLDAPKWRHIAAHPLIASRVLRDMVGAGNEIADAVLMHHERLDGFGYPRGIKGDDVSLNGQILAAAEWLMGLVESGRTPLLRASMAARLVPGEFTPELLDAVSSAARMAPDMPIELASAPPLEEVVPRILRVAATLERFQGELGWIEQQIEVASPRVRQVLESGLRRIQRIRASFSSTGLDAGSPEYIVAELASLQDARVYAEIVTLVGEMEWRMRELEREQRLRAGHLDPQGQALIGSLVERLRGTAPSASSTSAP, encoded by the coding sequence ATGACTGCCGCGACCGCCGCTGCGACCGAACCGACCGATGCGGTGAACCCGCATTACCTCAACCATGTCGTTGCGACTTCCGAGAAGCACGAGGTGGCGGCGTCGGAAGACATCGTGACGGGCAACGGCGTCAAACTCCTGGCCAAGGGCGCCCGCATCGATGCCAGCACGCGCGACCGGCTGCTGTGCCACAAGCTGGCCAAGCCACTGGAAGACTGCATCGAGATCGTCGACGGCATCATCCCGGGCCGTTTCGAGCCGGTGGCGAACGTGCTGCTCGCGCAGCACCCGCTGCTCGAAGCGCTGTGCATGAGCGATCGGTCGCGGCCGATTCCCGCGTCGCTCGCCAAGCTCACGCTGTCGAAGCCGATGCAGTCGCTGCTGACGGTGTATGGGCAGCAGCAAGCGCAGCGTGTCGAACACGCGGTGGGCGTGGCGATGCTCGCCATGGCGCTCGGGCGCCGCCTGCTCCCGGGCGAGATCGACCGCCACCGCATGCTGGCCACCGCCGGCCTGGTGCATGACGTCGGCGAGCTCTACATCGACCCCGAGCTCGTGCGCAAAGGCACGCGCCTGGACGCGCCCAAGTGGCGCCACATCGCCGCGCACCCGCTGATCGCCAGCCGTGTGCTGCGCGACATGGTCGGCGCCGGCAACGAGATCGCCGACGCGGTGCTGATGCACCACGAGCGGCTCGATGGCTTCGGCTACCCGCGGGGCATCAAGGGCGACGACGTGTCGCTGAATGGGCAGATCCTGGCGGCGGCCGAGTGGCTGATGGGCCTGGTCGAGTCGGGCCGCACACCCTTGCTGCGTGCCAGCATGGCGGCGCGGCTGGTGCCCGGGGAATTCACGCCCGAGCTGCTCGACGCGGTGTCGTCGGCCGCACGCATGGCGCCCGACATGCCGATCGAGCTGGCTTCGGCGCCGCCGCTGGAAGAGGTCGTTCCGCGCATCCTGCGCGTCGCCGCCACGCTGGAGCGGTTCCAGGGCGAGCTCGGCTGGATCGAGCAGCAGATCGAAGTGGCGAGCCCGCGGGTGCGCCAGGTGCTCGAGTCGGGGCTGCGGCGGATCCAGCGCATCCGCGCATCGTTTTCCAGCACGGGGCTCGACGCGGGCAGCCCTGAATACATCGTGGCCGAACTCGCGTCGCTGCAAGACGCGCGTGTCTATGCCGAGATCGTCACGCTGGTCGGCGAGATGGAGTGGCGCATGCGCGAACTCGAGCGTGAGCAGCGCCTGCGCGCCGGCCACCTCGACCCTCAGGGCCAGGCGCTCATCGGCTCGCTGGTCGAGCGCTTGAGGGGCACGGCCCCATCGGCCTCATCGACCTCAGCGCCCTGA